Part of the Hevea brasiliensis isolate MT/VB/25A 57/8 chromosome 16, ASM3005281v1, whole genome shotgun sequence genome is shown below.
TAGCCCAACCCACCAACAATTCTTCTTCTCTTGTTATTATTCCACTTCTCATGCACATGTAATTCCAATTCAACAACTCAGCTTTAATCCTAGCTTTAATGCTAAGGACATTGTCCAATCCTTTAAGGAATGGTTACAGCTCCGACACACTGATTACTTGGATCGGATTTTCGAGATCCTAAGCGCCCAAGATAAGGTGGATGAAGGTGCCCTCTCCCAATTGGGTCTCCACCTCACCGAGTCATTGGTCCTGGATGTGCTTTATTATGGCAATGGCAAGAATGACTTCCTCTCTTGTCTTAAGTTCTTCGATTGGGCTGGTCGCCAACCTGGGTTCTACCACACTCGCTCAACCTTCCACGCCATCTTCAAGATCCTCTCTAAGGCCAAGCTTACGCGTCTCTTGATGGATTTCCTTGATAATTATATGGTTTTTGCGTTTCTTAATAATAAGCTCGCATTTTACAGCACTTTGGTAATTGGGTACTCTGTGACTGGGAAGCCGCAAGTTGCGCTCCAAGTGTTCGGTAAAATGCGATTTCTGGGTTTTGACTTGGATTACTTTGGTTATCATATCCTTCTCAATTCTTTGGTCGAGGAGAGTTGTTTTGATGCAGTTGGCTGTATTTCCAGGCAGATTTCTCTTAGGGGGTTCGAGAGCCATGTAACGCATTGTATTGTAGTTAAGAGTTTGTGTAAGCAGAAACTGTTGGATGAGGCCAAGTCACATTTGCGCCGGGTAATCCTACTTGGCGATGGGACTCGCCTTGGGGATGCGGTGGGCGTTCTTGTCGGTGCGCTTTGTCAAAATGATTGCTTTGACGAGGCAGGGCTGGTAGTTGAGGAGTTTAGGGAGTTGGGGGTCCCCATGGAGCCTGCTTATAATGTGTGGCAAAGGAATCTTGTTCAAGCTGGTAAGATTGATGCGGCTTTGGAGTTCTTGAAGCGAAAAAAGTCATTAGAATGCTATGTTCCTGAGGTTTTCCAGTATAATGCTTTGCTGTGGAGGCTCTTAAAAGAGAACCGTCTCACAGAAGCGTGTGATTTGCTGATGGAGATGATGGAGGGTGGGGTCTCTGCTGATAAGGTCACATTGAATGCTGCATTGTGTTTCTTTTGCAAAGCTGGAATGGTAGATGTTGCACTTGACTTGTGTAATAGCAAATCAGAGTTTGGGTTCTCAGCTAGCAGCATGGCGTGTAATTATCTCATAAATTCTCTATGCAGGGAAGGGAAAATTGATGAGGCTTACAATGTGTGGAGGAGGAATTATACTGAGCAAGGTTATTTTCCTGGTAGAAGAACATTTTATATACTTGCAGATGCTTTGTGTAGAGAAGGGAAGCTTGATATAATGATACAGCTGGTTCTTGCTGCTCTAGAGCGGAATTTCATTCCAAGTGATTCCCTGTACAGTAAGTTCATATCAGCTCTATGCCGGGCTCGGAGGCCAGAAGATGGTTACTTGATACTTGTAGAACTTAATAAAATGAATAGGGTTGCTCCAAAGACTACTTACTCAAACTTGATTCATGGTTTTAAAGAATTAAAGAAGGGGGATATTGCTGCTAGGCTtcttattgaaatgcaaaataaaGGTCATATGGCTACTCGTACTTTGTTTAGAGCTGTAATTTGCAGTTTGTGTGATTTGGAAAAACCAGAAACTCAATTCTTCAAATTGTTGGAGATGCAACTCTCTTGTCATGAACCTAACTGTAAGATATATAACTTCTTCATTGATGGAGCTGGGCATGCAAAGAAGCCTGAACTAGCCAGAGAAGTATTTGAGATGATGCAGAGAAGTGGGATTGAGCCTAATATGaattctgacattcttatgtTACAAAGTTATCTAAAGAATAAGAGAATATCTGATGCTCTAAATTTTTTTGATGCTTTGCGTCAGAGAAGAAAGATTGGCAGTAATTTATACAGCACCATGGTTGTTGGTCTTTGCAAAGTCAACGAAATGAATCATGCTTTATATTTTTTGGGGGAATTCCAGAGTAATGGCGCGTTTCCTAGCGGAGAATGTTATGAGGAGCTTATAAAGCTGCTGTGCTCAAATAAAGAATATAAAAGGGTGGTACATCTTATTATTGACTTGGAGAAAGCTGGGCGCCGTGTTACTTCCTTCATAGGTAACACACTGTTGTTGCATTCCTTGAGAAGTGAAGAGCTCTATGATGCTTGGATTCAAGTGAGGGACGTGCAGAATTTTCCTTCTCTTTCAGTCCTCGGCCAACTCATTGGTGCATTTTCTGGTCGTGTTCAACTAAGCCAAAAAATTAACTGGGAACTAGTAATTGAACGATGCTTCCCGCTTAAGCTTTACACGTACAATATGTTGTTGAGGAGAATAATTATGGATAAAATGGATGATGCTTGTGAGTTGTTTGATAGATTATACCAGAAAGGTTATGAGCCTAATAAATGGACTTGTGATATCTTAGCACATGGCCTTCGTAAGCATGGAAGGACAAATGAGGCTAGGAGATTGACGAAGATGTTTAAACATTTTCCTCGTACCAAATGACTCTGGTAATCATAACAGCTACAGCTTCTGAAAAATGCAGACTTCAACAAATTTTTTTCGAGGAAAAAAAGTTGGATGCTAGTTGATTGATTACATGGAATATCTCATTTTTCTCTACGTGGCTTTGTTGATCATTTGTAAGATAAGGGTCGTGTGTAATTCATAGTTTAAAGCAATTCTATGATAGATAGAAGTGATGTAAAGCATAGAAATGTAAGAGCTAATCGAATGATTTGGCAGTTTTGAACATAACAATGAATTCAGCACTTATTAATTTCTGGTCATTTAAAGGTGCAGGGTTCTTGTTCTTAACCTTACTTTATCCGAGGAACATGAAACCTAACCAAATGGGATTCTCtttgtataaaaaaaaatttcccttATTATGGGGCATATATAATGATTTAGATGATATAGTCAGTAGTTTCCATGTGGTAATTATTGTTCGATTGtagatcttcttcttcttctttggtcATTTTCATGGCTGGCATCttcttgtttttattttatttgcctgAGCCTTCATTGTTGTTCTTTTTTCGAATGAACAAACTACTTTTTCAAGTTGCAGTAGTTATTTGCTTTGGATCAAAATTGGTGTCATGAAGATCTAGGCTATGCTTAATTTTTCATTAGCTGAATGCATGTTCTAGTGGAAGTGCATACAATATCAAGAGTCCTACATACCATCAGATGGAGGATCCTCATTctcattaattgcatcatatgatcAATCGAATCATGTTAAATAAGGCAACAACTTGGAAAATGTTTACATTCTTGGATTTTGTAAGCTTTTATGCCTGAATCATTTGTTTCTGCAAGCCTGCATCTAAGTTTAGCCCCAAATATTTCTATGAATATGAACATATTGTTTTGGCAATCTTATTGCAATGTTTGTCAAAATTTCAAAGTGCTTGAAAATATATCTGCATCAAGTTTCTTTGAATTGAAATGGGTCGAAGGATGTACTCTTGAATTCAGTTTCTGGTTTTACTGACAATCTGTTATGGTTATTGGCAAGTTTTGTGGTCCTGAGACACTTGCAATTAGTGCTTTGCGCCTGCTGTGGCTCATCCAAATTAATGTTTGTGATTGTGGCTGCTATAGTAATTTTATAGGATCTTTTCAATTTTCACCATTGGGCTTGGCTGGTTGTTAAAGTCTGATCTCATGAAATGTAAATTTCTATTTGGTCTCAACACTTATGTGCCTCTCTGATGTTGATCACCTTCTGTTTACTATTCTGGATAGATTGCTATCCTATTATTTTTTCAGTTGAATGTTGTAAGCCAGCGATGTggtttcttaccattatttgtgcACTTGCTGTAAACTCCAAGGAAACTGTGCCAGAGGTGCTATTTGATAGCTCTATGCTGGAGGTAATTTAATCTGATGGTTGATTTTTTAAGCCTTCATCAGAtcctacattttgtattttaatggTGCGGACTCGAAGTTTccgaaaatgtgactaagttttgAGAAGAGGTTTTCCTTCTAAATTCTTGTTTGATTTGCTTTCAATGAGATTGACTTTTAGCTAGATAATGATATTAAAGGTAGTAAAGTTTGATATGAGCACCTTTTCTCCTCATGTCTTGGACTTTGTTCTCTTTGTCCTGACAAATCTCAGACACCTGACGGTTTTGCTTCTAGTAAAATGTAGATTACAGAGAGCTGATCACCTGATCCCTCACATCCCTGCCAATGTGTGTGTGCCATGTGCAACAGCACCCTGCTTGAAAGaggtaatataattattttagttttctgttgtttttcttttttaatgcCATTATGTAAAAGTGGATAAAGAAATCAACAATTGTCAAGTTGAACAGATTTTAGAGAGCTGATTCATCAgcattttttattcatttattgctTAATTAACGTGTAGATATAGTTCTGTAGCAAATCCACCTTTAATCTAAAGCTTATACACCTCTTCTTTCAAAAAGATCAACCTTCCTAATTAATTGTACCATTTCTTGCTTCATTAATTTCAGCTTGGATAAGAAGGGTTGTGTGCTACTctctttttcattttatttactaAAAAATTTTAGTCATAATTCTCCTTGTTTTTCTCTTCTAATAAATACTCTTTTCGTCCTATTATAATAGATGATctagaaaaaatattttatccaactttattttttattttagaaaattaagaaaatattaattattattttttttaactttacacttatctattattatttttaatgcaTTTATCTCTTCTTAACATCTTTCTACATTTTCTATATTTCAATGATACTATAAGGATACTTCATTTCCTCAATCTTTATACAAAAACCTTAAAAAGCTATCGAAATGGGACTAAAGGAGTACCACAAAACTATCAAGCATATGTTAGCACTTCACATTTAATAATTCATAATAATGTTACTTGAGGTGAtacaattaatttcataaaataataataataaaaaaacccGCATCATTGCCAGACTTGCATGACTAAACTACACAGGAAAATCATCAATGCTTTTGCAAAGCAATACACAGACCAATTTATGTAAAGAAAGAAGGATCAATCTATCAACAGTCAACactaccatttgggcagcaatctCTTTATAAAAATCAAAGGCATAAAAAGGACAGAATTAATAACACTGCCACAATTCTTTGGTGACATATCTAATCTGCGGCCATCATGGCCGCTCATCAAAATATTGCAATCAGCCACAGCAATCAGACTCGCAAGCCAAAAAACAAGTCCTCTTTTAGCAATGTGAGCATAGCTTTTAGATTCTGCTACTTCTCATCATGTCACTGTTGTTAAATTTGGAACACAACATGCCAGGTGAGATTGTAACCAATGAGATAATTTTGAGACATATTTTACGAAATATGATTCAGTTTACCAAATTTCACACAATCGGCCAACTAATCAAAAGGAAATGAATAACAATGAaccaaattgatacaaatattttcACAAAAAACAAATTAAACACGAGGTGTTAAGGAATCTAAACGATGTATGATTTATGTCATTTTAAAGTTTTTTCACTAAACCACAAAAACTAGTATGTCATTTGGCAAACTCCATGCAAATATCACAAATGTTTCTCCATAAACGCCAAGTTGTAGTCCGTCAAGAAAGCAAGCAAATCGAACACTCTGAACTCCCCATCACAAATGATCAAGAATTTTCAAGAAGGCGATAAACTGTGATTTCTTGCTGCTTAAAATACCGTCTATCCTCTTCATCAACTAGAACAAGATTCAAGAAATACTTGACACTGAACTTGTTGTTGATGTTGCGATATGTGGGTGTCAACTCATACGGACTTAGAAACAGTCTGATTGGAATTGATTCTCCTGCTAGGGCATCATAATTGCATAAGTGGGATAATTCCTATGAACATACCATTTTCGAGCAGACAGTTAATGTAACACAATCACATAATCTTCAACATTTCCCAATCAGTTAACATGGAAAATCAAATAAAACAAAAGCTAGACTGCTATTAAGATGCTACAAACATACAGTTAGTGTAAACTTAGAAGATGGAAAGAGAAAAACAAAAGAACCATCTGATTGTAAGACACAATGATATTGAATTTTTATAAGCATGAATTCCATTGTCGCCATCTGTTTTGACTGTAATGAAGTTACAGCAAAGGTGAATTTATTAACTAAACTTCTCATTTTACCAATGGTTTAACCTTTCATCTTATCATTAAAAAGTGATGGAACTACTGATTAAACATCTCCTATTAATTTAAGGTGggagaataaatttaaaaaaaaatgggtTCTAAGGATTTGATTTTTGGATTACCCCAGTGGAAAGAGCAGCATATATAGTAAAACAATAGGACATGACATTGCTTCATCGACCAAGTGCAGGACATAAACAGTTTACATAAGCTCCAGTGAGCTAAGCTTCAAAATCAACAGGCTTTTATTTCAAGAACATGGCTGTAATGACTATTAAAAGAAAGAAAtcagattttaattttttgcaatcaAGTGCTTAAATGGACTAACAATCTATAGTCAAGTGCATTTGGCTGGTTTTTCTTATAAAATGGCTGGCAAAAAATTCagaattgaagagaaaaaaaaaaaaaaaaaagagatgagaTCATAGAAGATAACGCAGAGAAAATGGCTTTTCCATTTTCAACTCATGGTAGTACGTCATTTATGCTGCTTTTTCATTTTATCTAGAAAAAAAAGGCCCAAATGTTCACGTTAAGTGGACTTGATCCTTAATAGAAATGAGCATCTCAGATGTGTTACTTAGATTTTATGAGAGTATTAtcttaagaaataaataattaaacaaatatatatatatatatatatatatatatatatatatgatttgtctgacaaattaaattaaatacctCTAACAGGAGCACCATCCATCAACTCAAATTTTGCAAGGGTCTCTGTCTCAACATATGTATTAGGCCCTGATCCTGTTGACTCACGACGCCTGATCTCAAGCTCCATATTTTTAATCTTAATTCTCACcagaagaaaatatatttttccaATGATGACATCCTTCAAATGATACCTGTATAAATTTAATACCAATAAGAGGATCTAAGACTAAACCTCTCTTTCAACTTAATTCATCAAATGAAGTTAAATCATCTAAACATGAGCCTCATATAGACTTACTTGCTTTTACTGTATTCAAACTCAATATGAAGGCAGTCCTCAATTCCAACTTCCATCTGCAAGAGGCACAGTGACAAGCACAAAAGGATCAATTTTCAGAATAAAGTCATATTAATATCATGAAACActgaattatattaaataattaagatgTTTTTTGACTTAGCATTGCACAAACCTCAATACAATAATTGTCAGAAGTCATTTTCCCAATGATTTTCTAGATAAACATATATCAGAGCAAGGAAATCCTCTAAATAACAATTAGAGAAAACTCACAAATACACGGTATTTAAGCCAATAAAGGGGCAGATAGAATGTGACTCAGCAGCATGAGAAAGGTTATATTGACCACAAAGTCACATGCAGAGGAGTCAAATGTTCAGAATGTATGATTCACATATAATGGATTGATGCCaggtatttataataataataataataataataataataataataataataataataataataataatagtaagcaACAATGCATATAACTACAACATCCTGACCTTAATGCTGTTATTTATTGACGGAAGCGGGGAATAGTTGCGCACCTGGTGCAGAAATATAACAAAGCAACAAAATCAAGCTATTGTACAATACTATCAAGACTATACATTCACATGATTATCCATTGAAGGAACCAAGCAAGGAGTTGTGTTTTAGAACCTTTGTGCGAAAATAAAATGAGTCCCAAGGTCAGTTTGCAAAACTTCTACTTGAGCTAGTCCATTTTCTTCTACCACTTCTTTAACACATACAAATTTCTAAAAGCACATTATTTAGCCCACATATATCCATGGGTGTCCATGTATGTGCATTCTTGTGTATTTAATTGTCACACACACACAAATATATACAGTCCCATAAAACTTCAATTGATTTCCAAAAGCTTTTGCATTTACCATTTGCCTGttctattttttaatttcttttttaagtTTCCTAGTACAACTTTCATCTCAACTAAGTgttaatcccaaactagttgaGTATGGATCAATTTTCGTCATTCCAGCTTCTTAGGATTAAATcttcagaaagaaatattaaaatacCCATAAGAGTGTGAATTATGCAACCTTCAGTGGTGTTTTGCAATCTGTAACATCATGTCACATAATACATAGCAATAAAACAATGCGTTGCTACTTAATATGCAACATTGACAACACCAGCAATATGATTCGAAGCATTGCTTGCTGATACCAAAACACATTACCACAAAATCCTGGTACTCCACAATGTTGCTGACGTAGTTACGACTGATTGTCACTTTCAATATATACCTGCAAGTTCACAATA
Proteins encoded:
- the LOC110651674 gene encoding pentatricopeptide repeat-containing protein At1g71210, mitochondrial-like, translated to MLSTNSKKALLYSQLLFNNTTIFSISASSSSAAALLSHLNLNSPTHQQFFFSCYYSTSHAHVIPIQQLSFNPSFNAKDIVQSFKEWLQLRHTDYLDRIFEILSAQDKVDEGALSQLGLHLTESLVLDVLYYGNGKNDFLSCLKFFDWAGRQPGFYHTRSTFHAIFKILSKAKLTRLLMDFLDNYMVFAFLNNKLAFYSTLVIGYSVTGKPQVALQVFGKMRFLGFDLDYFGYHILLNSLVEESCFDAVGCISRQISLRGFESHVTHCIVVKSLCKQKLLDEAKSHLRRVILLGDGTRLGDAVGVLVGALCQNDCFDEAGLVVEEFRELGVPMEPAYNVWQRNLVQAGKIDAALEFLKRKKSLECYVPEVFQYNALLWRLLKENRLTEACDLLMEMMEGGVSADKVTLNAALCFFCKAGMVDVALDLCNSKSEFGFSASSMACNYLINSLCREGKIDEAYNVWRRNYTEQGYFPGRRTFYILADALCREGKLDIMIQLVLAALERNFIPSDSLYSKFISALCRARRPEDGYLILVELNKMNRVAPKTTYSNLIHGFKELKKGDIAARLLIEMQNKGHMATRTLFRAVICSLCDLEKPETQFFKLLEMQLSCHEPNCKIYNFFIDGAGHAKKPELAREVFEMMQRSGIEPNMNSDILMLQSYLKNKRISDALNFFDALRQRRKIGSNLYSTMVVGLCKVNEMNHALYFLGEFQSNGAFPSGECYEELIKLLCSNKEYKRVVHLIIDLEKAGRRVTSFIGNTLLLHSLRSEELYDAWIQVRDVQNFPSLSVLGQLIGAFSGRVQLSQKINWELVIERCFPLKLYTYNMLLRRIIMDKMDDACELFDRLYQKGYEPNKWTCDILAHGLRKHGRTNEARRLTKMFKHFPRTK
- the LOC110662647 gene encoding vacuolar protein sorting-associated protein 26A, with protein sequence MNFLIGAFKPPCNISITFADGRTRKQVPFKKENGQTVMVPLFQSQENIVGEVVVEPTQGKKVEHTGIKIELLGQIELYFDRGNFYDFTSLVRELDIPGELYERKTYPFEFSTVEMPYESYNGVNVRLRYILKVTISRNYVSNIVEYQDFVVRNYSPLPSINNSIKMEVGIEDCLHIEFEYSKSKYHLKDVIIGKIYFLLVRIKIKNMELEIRRRESTGSGPNTYVETETLAKFELMDGAPVRGESIPIRLFLSPYELTPTYRNINNKFSVKYFLNLVLVDEEDRRYFKQQEITVYRLLENS